AAGAGAGAGAAGCTTATAAAACAATGCTATTTGTAGAGTTAGGAAGAGAATATAAAAAATATGATTTAGGAATGCAAATTCATATGGGAGCTCTAAGAAATAATAATAGTAGAATGTTTGATAAATTAGGAGCAGATATAGGAATGGACTCAATAGCAGATAATAATTATGCTAAGTCATTATCATCTCTATTAAATGAGTTAGAAAAAACAGGAGAGCTACCTAAGACAATTCTTTACTGTTTAAATCCTAAGGATAATGAAGTGCTAGGAACTATGATAGGAAACTTCCAATGTGGAGAGATGCCAGGTAAGATGCAATTTGGTTCTGGTTGGTGGTTCTTAGATCAAAAAGATGGAATGATAAAACAGATGATAGCACTAGCAAACTTAGGATTACTTAGAAGATTTGTAGGAATGTTAACTGACTCAAGAAGTTTTATCTCTTACACAAGACATGAGTACTTTAGAAGAATTATGTGTAATCTAATTGGTACTTGGGTAGAAGAGGGAGAAGTTCCATTTGATGAAGAGATTTTAAAAGCTATGGTACAAGAGATTTGTTACTTAAATGCTAAAAATTATTTTAAATTAAAAATATAGAAATTAAAAATATATAGATTTTAAGGAGGAGTAAATGAAATTATCATTTAGATGGTATGGAGACTCAGACCCAGTAAGTCTTCAATACATAAAACAAATACCTACTATGCATAGTATAGTTACAGCTATCTATGATGTACCAGTAGGACAAGTATGGGAAATGGACAAGATATTAGCTCTTAAAGAGAAGGTTGAAAAAGCTGGATTAAAATTTGAGGTAATAGAGAGTGTTCCTGTACATGAAGATATAAAATTAGGATTACCTACAAGAGAGGTATATATTGAGAACTATAAGAAAAATATAGAAAACTTAGCAAAAGCTGGAGTAAAAGTAATATGTTATAACTTCATGCCTGTATTTGACTGGACAAGATCTCAATTAGATAAAGAGTTAGAAGATGGTTCGACAGCACTAGTTTACTACAAAGACCAAGTGGATAAGTTAGATCCATTAAATAGTGAATTATCTCTACCAGGATGGGATTCAAGCTATACAAAAGAGGAGATGGCAGATTTATTTGCTAAATATAAAGCATTAGGAGAAGAGGGATTATGGGAAAATTTAAAATATTTCCTTGAGCAAATAATTCCAGTAGCAGAGCTTAATGATATTAAAATGGCTATACACCCAGATGATCCACCTTGGCCAATATTTGGATTACCGAGAATTATCACTAAAGAGGAAAATTTAGATAGATTTTTAAAATTAGTTGATAGCAAATACAATGGACTTACACTATGTACAGGTTCATTAGGATGTGCAAACTTCAATGACATGCCAAAATTAGTAGATAAATATAGTGCTATGGGAAGAATCCATTTCATGCATGTAAGAAATGTTAAGTTATTAAATGATGGAGTAAGCTTTGAAGAGTCAGCTCATTACTCTGGTTGTGGTTCATTAGATATAGTTGAGATAATGAGAGTGTTACATAAAAATGGATTTGATGGATACTTAAGACCAGACCACGGAAGAATGATTTGGGGAGAGACTGGAAAACCAGGATATGGATTA
Above is a window of Fusobacterium mortiferum ATCC 9817 DNA encoding:
- the uxuA gene encoding mannonate dehydratase codes for the protein MKLSFRWYGDSDPVSLQYIKQIPTMHSIVTAIYDVPVGQVWEMDKILALKEKVEKAGLKFEVIESVPVHEDIKLGLPTREVYIENYKKNIENLAKAGVKVICYNFMPVFDWTRSQLDKELEDGSTALVYYKDQVDKLDPLNSELSLPGWDSSYTKEEMADLFAKYKALGEEGLWENLKYFLEQIIPVAELNDIKMAIHPDDPPWPIFGLPRIITKEENLDRFLKLVDSKYNGLTLCTGSLGCANFNDMPKLVDKYSAMGRIHFMHVRNVKLLNDGVSFEESAHYSGCGSLDIVEIMRVLHKNGFDGYLRPDHGRMIWGETGKPGYGLYDRALGASYITGIWETLTKLGK